From Pseudomonas asiatica, the proteins below share one genomic window:
- a CDS encoding TIGR02444 family protein — MHTDLWNHALALYARPGVEAACLELQALGGDVCLLLCATWLQARGVAVRDERVHALREVTEPWQREVVNPLRSLRQQWRAAAQSDAQLAALREQVKGLELQAEKALLERLQERSRQWPASAHEPMDDWLARLAPDQARHHDALVGLRVAAAALQDAEDGA, encoded by the coding sequence ATGCACACCGACCTGTGGAATCACGCCCTGGCCCTGTACGCCAGGCCCGGCGTGGAAGCCGCCTGCCTTGAACTGCAGGCGCTGGGTGGCGATGTCTGTCTGCTGCTGTGCGCAACCTGGCTGCAGGCGCGTGGCGTGGCCGTGCGGGACGAACGCGTACACGCATTGCGCGAGGTTACCGAGCCCTGGCAGCGCGAAGTGGTCAACCCATTACGTAGCTTGCGCCAACAGTGGCGAGCAGCAGCGCAAAGTGATGCGCAGCTGGCGGCGTTGCGTGAGCAGGTTAAAGGGTTGGAATTACAGGCCGAGAAAGCCTTGCTGGAACGCTTGCAGGAGCGTTCGCGACAATGGCCGGCAAGCGCCCATGAGCCCATGGACGACTGGCTGGCCCGGCTGGCGCCGGACCAGGCCCGCCACCACGACGCGCTGGTTGGATTGCGCGTCGCGGCGGCAGCGCTTCAGGACGCCGAAGACGGTGCCTGA
- a CDS encoding AlgP family protein produces MSAKKKPVSTPLHLLQQLSGSLLEHLEDACSQALADAEKLLAKLEKQRGKAQEKLHNGRLKLQDAAKAGKAKAQTKAQKVIGELEELLDSLKERQTQTRSYIQQLKRDAQDSLKLAQGVGKVREAAAKALDQRAAKTSKPAAAKPVTKAAAAKPAAKPAAKATAAAKPAAKPAAKATAAAKPAAKPAAKAAAAAKPAAKPAAKATAAAKPAAKPAAKATAAAKPAAKPAAKATAAAKPAAKPTAKATAAAKPAAKPAAKATAAAKPAAKPAAKATAAAKPAAKPAAAKTPAKAAAAKPAAKPAAAKAPARTAAKPAAKPAAAKPVASKPAEAKPATPAASNLAAATNSATPAASVAPSAPASTPAQAPSSAS; encoded by the coding sequence ATGTCGGCTAAAAAGAAGCCAGTAAGCACGCCGTTACACCTGCTCCAGCAACTTTCGGGCAGCTTGCTCGAACACTTGGAAGATGCCTGCTCGCAAGCGCTGGCTGATGCGGAAAAACTGCTGGCCAAGTTGGAAAAGCAGCGTGGCAAGGCCCAGGAAAAACTGCACAACGGTCGCCTGAAACTGCAAGACGCGGCCAAGGCAGGTAAAGCCAAGGCGCAGACCAAGGCGCAAAAAGTCATTGGCGAACTTGAAGAACTGCTCGACTCCCTCAAGGAACGTCAAACCCAGACTCGTTCTTATATTCAGCAACTCAAGCGCGATGCCCAGGACAGCCTCAAGCTGGCCCAAGGTGTAGGCAAGGTTCGCGAAGCTGCAGCCAAGGCGCTTGACCAGCGTGCTGCCAAGACCTCCAAACCGGCAGCCGCCAAACCCGTCACCAAGGCTGCTGCGGCCAAACCTGCAGCCAAGCCGGCCGCCAAGGCCACTGCTGCTGCCAAACCTGCAGCCAAGCCAGCCGCCAAGGCCACTGCTGCTGCCAAACCTGCGGCCAAGCCAGCCGCCAAGGCCGCTGCTGCTGCCAAGCCTGCAGCCAAACCAGCTGCCAAAGCCACTGCTGCTGCCAAACCTGCAGCGAAGCCAGCCGCCAAAGCCACTGCTGCTGCCAAGCCTGCAGCGAAGCCAGCCGCCAAGGCCACTGCTGCTGCCAAACCTGCAGCCAAGCCAACTGCCAAGGCTACTGCTGCTGCCAAACCTGCGGCCAAGCCAGCCGCCAAGGCCACTGCTGCTGCCAAACCTGCAGCCAAGCCAGCAGCCAAAGCCACCGCAGCCGCTAAACCTGCAGCCAAGCCAGCGGCGGCCAAAACGCCAGCCAAAGCCGCTGCTGCCAAGCCGGCCGCGAAACCAGCTGCCGCCAAGGCCCCAGCACGTACGGCCGCCAAACCCGCCGCCAAGCCAGCAGCTGCCAAGCCTGTTGCCAGCAAGCCAGCCGAAGCCAAACCGGCTACGCCAGCCGCCAGCAATCTGGCCGCCGCGACCAACTCGGCCACCCCGGCAGCTTCGGTAGCGCCATCGGCACCTGCCAGCACCCCGGCTCAGGCACCGTCTTCGGCGTCCTGA
- a CDS encoding LytR/AlgR family response regulator transcription factor, whose translation MNVLIVDDEPQGRERLSRLLGELEGYTVLEPSATNGEEALALIESLKPDVVLLDIGMPGLDGLQVAARLCEREAPPAVVFCTGDDEYGAEAFKDSTLSHVTKPFQAQALRDALRKAEKPNRAQLAALTRPANEGGGPRSHISARTRKGIELIPLPQVIYFIADHKYVTLRHEAGEVLLDEPLKALEDEFGERFVRIHRNALVARERIERLQRTPLGHFQLYLKGLDGDALTVSRRHVAGVRKMMQTL comes from the coding sequence ATGAATGTCCTGATCGTTGATGACGAACCCCAAGGCCGTGAGCGCCTTAGCCGGCTGCTCGGCGAACTGGAGGGTTACACCGTGCTGGAGCCTAGCGCCACCAACGGCGAGGAGGCCTTGGCGCTGATCGAAAGCCTTAAGCCCGATGTGGTCCTGCTGGACATCGGCATGCCAGGCCTGGATGGCCTGCAGGTTGCTGCTCGCTTGTGCGAGCGCGAGGCGCCTCCGGCGGTGGTGTTTTGCACCGGGGACGATGAATACGGTGCCGAGGCTTTCAAGGACAGTACCCTCAGCCATGTGACCAAACCTTTCCAGGCCCAGGCCTTGCGCGATGCCCTGCGCAAGGCCGAAAAGCCCAACCGCGCCCAGTTGGCGGCGCTCACCAGGCCGGCCAACGAAGGCGGCGGCCCGCGTAGCCACATCAGTGCCCGCACGCGCAAAGGCATCGAGCTGATCCCTTTGCCCCAGGTCATCTATTTCATTGCCGACCACAAGTACGTGACCTTGCGCCACGAGGCCGGGGAAGTGTTGCTCGACGAGCCGCTCAAGGCCCTGGAAGACGAGTTTGGCGAACGCTTCGTGCGTATCCACCGCAATGCCCTGGTCGCCCGTGAGCGTATCGAACGCCTGCAGCGCACGCCGCTGGGGCATTTCCAGCTATACCTGAAAGGCCTGGACGGTGACGCCCTGACCGTCAGCCGGCGCCATGTGGCCGGTGTGCGCAAGATGATGCAAACCCTCTGA
- a CDS encoding FKBP-type peptidyl-prolyl cis-trans isomerase, whose product MPRYLLLGLCLLAPIALADSEEHDLAYSIGASLGERLRQDMPGLQLDALVEGLRQSYQGQPLKLDKARMQALLQQQEAQEGDAAMQKLQAAETRFMANERGRYGVHELPEGVLYSELQTGTGAQPKAGGKVQVRYVGRLPDGSVFDQNQTPQWFSLDSVIEGWQVALPKMHAGAKWRLVIPSALAYGAEGAGDLIAPYTPLVFEIELLAVGD is encoded by the coding sequence ATGCCTCGATATCTTCTTTTAGGTTTATGCCTGCTGGCACCCATCGCCCTGGCCGACAGCGAAGAACATGACCTCGCCTACAGCATCGGCGCCAGCCTGGGTGAGCGGCTGCGCCAGGATATGCCGGGCCTGCAGTTGGATGCGCTGGTAGAAGGCCTGCGCCAGTCCTACCAGGGGCAACCGCTGAAACTCGACAAGGCACGCATGCAGGCTTTGCTCCAGCAGCAGGAAGCACAGGAAGGCGATGCCGCCATGCAGAAGCTGCAAGCTGCCGAAACACGCTTCATGGCCAACGAGCGTGGTCGTTATGGCGTGCACGAACTACCGGAGGGTGTGCTCTACAGCGAACTGCAAACAGGCACGGGCGCGCAGCCCAAAGCCGGTGGCAAGGTGCAGGTGCGCTATGTGGGCAGGCTGCCAGACGGCTCGGTGTTCGACCAGAACCAGACGCCCCAGTGGTTCAGCCTGGACTCAGTCATCGAAGGGTGGCAGGTGGCCTTGCCAAAAATGCACGCTGGCGCCAAATGGCGCCTGGTGATCCCGTCGGCGCTAGCGTATGGCGCCGAGGGTGCGGGCGACCTGATTGCACCCTACACCCCCCTGGTGTTCGAGATAGAACTGCTGGCGGTTGGCGACTGA
- a CDS encoding uroporphyrinogen-III C-methyltransferase, with amino-acid sequence MSETVLSNNDQPSAQAPAEPVTTPPAKRSGSGLATLALLLGAAGVAVGGWGVWQVRQLQGSEFNQGQHIEALNQRAEALQQREQQISAQLASLPAASELEDRRRLVAQLQGDQQRLSQRLETILGESRKEWRLAEAEHLLRLATLRLSALQDITSAKALVEGADEILREQSDPGAFAAREQLARSLATLNSTQQPDRTGLFLKLAAQRELVQQLSAQSPEFDTNADALGALTADGDGASRLSQWWAEISKYFQIDFNADDNVRPLLAGQQLNQLRLALSLTIEQAQWAALNGDSKVYTQALDDARSVLLANFNADNPQSKAMLDSLNALAEQPVSVVTPDLSESLAAVQAYIQRRHLPADAEGGKP; translated from the coding sequence GTGAGCGAGACTGTCTTGTCCAATAACGATCAGCCGTCGGCACAGGCGCCGGCGGAACCCGTCACCACCCCACCTGCCAAGCGCTCCGGCAGTGGCCTGGCAACGCTGGCCCTGCTGTTGGGCGCGGCCGGGGTGGCGGTAGGTGGCTGGGGTGTCTGGCAGGTGCGTCAACTGCAAGGCAGCGAATTCAACCAGGGCCAGCACATCGAGGCGCTGAACCAGCGCGCCGAGGCCCTGCAGCAGCGTGAGCAGCAGATCAGCGCGCAACTGGCCAGCCTGCCGGCAGCCAGCGAGCTGGAAGACCGCCGCCGCCTGGTGGCACAGTTGCAGGGTGACCAGCAACGTCTCAGCCAGCGCCTGGAAACCATACTGGGCGAAAGCCGCAAGGAATGGCGCCTGGCCGAGGCCGAGCACCTGCTGCGCCTGGCCACCCTGCGCCTGTCGGCGCTGCAGGACATCACCAGTGCCAAGGCCTTGGTCGAGGGGGCGGACGAGATCCTGCGCGAGCAGAGCGATCCGGGTGCCTTCGCCGCCCGTGAGCAATTGGCGCGCAGCCTGGCCACGCTCAACAGCACTCAGCAACCGGACCGTACCGGCCTGTTCCTGAAACTCGCCGCTCAGCGCGAGCTGGTGCAGCAACTCAGCGCCCAGTCGCCAGAGTTCGACACCAATGCCGATGCCCTGGGCGCGCTCACCGCCGATGGTGATGGCGCCAGTCGCCTGTCCCAATGGTGGGCCGAAATCTCCAAGTACTTCCAGATCGACTTCAACGCCGATGACAACGTGCGTCCGCTGCTGGCCGGGCAGCAACTGAACCAGCTGCGTCTGGCCCTGAGCCTGACCATCGAGCAGGCCCAGTGGGCAGCGCTCAATGGCGATAGCAAGGTCTACACCCAGGCGCTGGACGACGCCCGCAGCGTGCTGCTGGCCAACTTCAACGCCGACAACCCGCAAAGCAAGGCCATGCTTGACAGCCTCAATGCCTTGGCCGAACAGCCGGTGTCGGTGGTTACCCCTGACCTCAGCGAAAGTCTGGCCGCAGTGCAGGCCTATATCCAGCGCCGCCACCTGCCGGCCGATGCTGAAGGGGGCAAGCCATGA
- a CDS encoding disulfide bond formation protein B — MLPARLRTFFLPACLAALAVLAASFHLESVLGLVPCPLCFSQRLLLGVYAMLCLAAVLQAPGTAGIRCYARATLGCSLAGALLAARHVWLQGDDGAIAVCPVPLGRLIEQSWGEAARQLLFGGPDCNSLTWSFLDLTLPEWSLLAFLLLAMLPLSCLLAYRFRTLART, encoded by the coding sequence ATGCTGCCGGCCCGTTTGCGCACCTTTTTCCTACCTGCCTGCCTTGCTGCACTGGCGGTACTGGCTGCGTCCTTCCACCTGGAAAGCGTCCTCGGGCTGGTGCCCTGCCCGTTGTGTTTCAGCCAGCGGTTGCTGCTTGGAGTGTACGCAATGCTGTGCCTGGCGGCAGTGCTGCAGGCACCGGGTACGGCGGGCATTCGTTGTTATGCGCGGGCGACGCTGGGCTGTTCGCTGGCCGGGGCGTTGCTGGCAGCGCGACATGTGTGGTTGCAGGGGGATGACGGGGCCATCGCTGTCTGCCCGGTGCCGCTCGGGCGGCTGATCGAGCAATCCTGGGGCGAGGCAGCCCGGCAATTGTTGTTCGGCGGCCCGGATTGCAACTCGCTGACCTGGAGCTTCCTCGACCTGACCCTGCCCGAGTGGAGCCTGTTGGCGTTCCTGCTGCTGGCAATGCTGCCGTTGAGTTGTCTGCTGGCGTATCGTTTCCGCACCCTGGCGAGAACATGA
- the hemC gene encoding hydroxymethylbilane synthase, whose protein sequence is MSTREIRIATRKSALALWQAEYVKARLEQAHPGLLVTLVPMVSRGDKLLDAPLAKIGGKGLFVKELETALLDNEADIAVHSMKDVPMDFPEGLGLYCICEREDPRDAFVSNTFDSLDALPAGSIVGTSSLRRQAQLLARRPDLEIRFLRGNVNTRLAKLDAGEYDAIILAAAGLIRLGFEDRITSAISVDDSLPAGGQGAVGIECRSADHEIHALLAPLHHADTADRVVAERALNKRLNGGCQVPIACYAVLEGDQLWLRGLVGQPSGGTLLVADARAPRTAAESLGVQVAEDLLGQGAEAILKEVYGEAGHP, encoded by the coding sequence ATGTCCACTCGCGAAATCCGCATTGCCACCCGTAAAAGTGCCTTGGCCCTGTGGCAGGCCGAATACGTCAAAGCCCGCCTCGAGCAGGCCCACCCCGGTCTGCTGGTGACCCTGGTGCCCATGGTCAGCCGTGGCGACAAGCTGCTCGACGCGCCGCTGGCAAAGATCGGTGGCAAGGGGCTGTTCGTCAAGGAACTGGAAACCGCCCTGCTGGACAACGAAGCCGACATCGCCGTGCATTCGATGAAGGACGTGCCCATGGACTTCCCCGAAGGCCTGGGCCTGTACTGCATCTGCGAGCGCGAAGACCCGCGCGATGCCTTCGTTTCCAATACCTTTGACAGCCTCGATGCGCTGCCTGCCGGCAGCATTGTCGGTACCTCCAGCCTGCGTCGCCAGGCCCAGTTGCTGGCGCGTCGCCCGGACCTGGAAATCCGCTTCCTGCGTGGCAACGTCAACACCCGCCTGGCCAAGCTAGATGCCGGTGAGTACGACGCTATCATCCTTGCCGCTGCCGGCTTGATTCGCCTGGGTTTCGAGGACCGCATCACTTCCGCCATCAGCGTCGATGACAGCCTGCCGGCAGGCGGCCAGGGTGCGGTGGGTATCGAATGTCGCAGTGCCGACCACGAAATCCATGCACTGCTGGCACCGCTGCACCATGCCGATACTGCCGACCGGGTGGTGGCCGAGCGTGCCCTGAACAAGCGCCTGAATGGTGGCTGCCAGGTACCGATTGCCTGCTATGCGGTGCTTGAAGGTGACCAGCTGTGGCTGCGTGGCCTGGTAGGCCAGCCCAGCGGCGGTACCCTGTTGGTGGCCGATGCCCGCGCACCACGTACTGCCGCCGAAAGCCTGGGCGTGCAGGTGGCCGAGGACCTGCTGGGGCAGGGCGCCGAGGCCATCCTCAAGGAAGTCTACGGCGAGGCCGGCCACCCGTGA
- a CDS encoding uroporphyrinogen-III synthase encodes MSSWRLLLTRPAEDCAALAQSLAAAGVASSCLPLLAIEPVAVDNQQRLLLEGLHAFQAIIVVSKPAARLLLEQLAEAGLRPPMQGWFTVGEATAAVLQGAGVAVSVPPRGDDSEALLALPALHQAVAVPAPRILIVRGVGGRELLAERLAEQGASVDYLELYRRCLPAYPAGTLMRRIEAERLNGLVVSSGQGFEHLQQMAGADWPQLARLPLFVPSPRVADQARAAGAQQVVDCRGASATALLAAVQRSAAPAS; translated from the coding sequence GTGAGTTCGTGGCGCCTGTTGCTGACCCGGCCTGCCGAGGACTGTGCGGCACTGGCGCAAAGCCTGGCAGCGGCGGGGGTAGCCAGCAGCTGCCTGCCGCTGCTGGCAATCGAGCCCGTCGCTGTGGACAACCAGCAACGCCTGTTGCTGGAAGGCCTGCACGCCTTCCAGGCGATCATCGTGGTCAGCAAGCCGGCAGCCCGTTTGTTGCTTGAGCAATTGGCCGAGGCCGGCCTGCGGCCACCCATGCAAGGTTGGTTCACCGTGGGCGAGGCGACCGCCGCCGTGCTTCAGGGTGCAGGCGTGGCGGTGAGCGTCCCGCCACGCGGCGATGACAGCGAAGCGTTGCTGGCGCTGCCAGCCCTGCACCAGGCAGTTGCCGTGCCGGCACCGCGGATCTTGATCGTTCGTGGTGTGGGAGGTCGCGAACTGCTGGCAGAGCGTCTTGCAGAGCAAGGTGCTAGTGTCGATTATCTGGAACTGTATCGTCGCTGCCTGCCGGCTTACCCGGCGGGCACCCTGATGCGCCGCATCGAAGCGGAACGCCTCAATGGCCTGGTGGTCAGCAGTGGGCAGGGTTTTGAACACTTGCAGCAGATGGCCGGCGCCGATTGGCCGCAGCTGGCGCGTCTGCCGCTGTTCGTGCCCAGCCCTCGGGTTGCCGATCAGGCCAGGGCCGCCGGGGCCCAACAGGTTGTGGATTGCCGTGGCGCCAGTGCCACGGCCTTGCTGGCAGCCGTGCAGCGCAGCGCTGCACCTGCCTCTTAA
- a CDS encoding Rsd/AlgQ family anti-sigma factor, whose amino-acid sequence MLDSCQNAQERWGGVHKLIDRWLEERQELVQAFRALRDAKPAFADKDTNGDFCALLVDYVSAWHFEVCEQLVSEAKAFGDEKALKLAEEINPRINDSTQVALAFNDHCAKGECKNTERFAEKLGKLGGLLHERFELEDCLIEVLHNAHKEEGALPA is encoded by the coding sequence ATGCTCGATAGTTGTCAGAACGCTCAGGAACGCTGGGGTGGGGTTCACAAACTGATCGACCGCTGGCTGGAGGAGCGCCAGGAACTGGTGCAGGCTTTCCGCGCGCTGCGCGATGCCAAGCCGGCCTTCGCCGACAAGGACACGAACGGGGACTTTTGCGCGCTCCTCGTTGACTACGTTTCGGCGTGGCATTTCGAAGTCTGCGAGCAGTTGGTCAGTGAGGCCAAGGCCTTCGGCGACGAGAAGGCGCTGAAGCTGGCCGAAGAGATCAACCCACGGATCAACGACAGTACTCAGGTCGCATTGGCCTTCAATGACCATTGCGCCAAGGGTGAGTGCAAAAACACCGAGCGCTTTGCCGAAAAGCTGGGCAAGCTGGGTGGCCTGCTGCACGAGCGCTTCGAACTGGAAGACTGCCTGATCGAAGTGTTGCACAACGCGCACAAGGAAGAAGGCGCATTACCGGCGTGA
- a CDS encoding heme biosynthesis protein HemY encodes MKRVYLLAVLAIVVAAALGIAVAKHSGYVLISYGSFRYQSGLWAALAGLLVVVLLLWLVRYLVGLVLTSSGVVNPWSRRNRSRRVRLAIEQGQLDLAEGRWASAQRHLHRAAEAERQPLLYYLGAARAANEQGRTEDSDNLLERALERQPQAELAIALTHAQLQMDRGESDGALETLLAMQERHPHNGQVLRLLQRLHLERGDWSALIRLLPDLRKGKVLPAAELAALEQRAWGQNLSLATTRGEDAQSARQALERAWQQLTAAQRQEPQLVLAYAEQLRQVGAQSEAEQVLRTALKREYESHLARLYGLVRGDDPARQLQTAEGWLKAHPQDASLLLTLGRLSLQNRLWGKARDYLESSLRMERNPEACAELARLLAGLGETERSNQLFQEGLGLLDERLLALPLPEGVRA; translated from the coding sequence ATGAAGCGTGTCTACCTGCTGGCCGTGCTGGCGATCGTGGTCGCCGCGGCGCTAGGTATCGCGGTCGCCAAGCACAGCGGCTACGTGCTGATCTCCTATGGCAGCTTCCGCTACCAGTCGGGGCTGTGGGCGGCCTTGGCCGGCTTGCTGGTTGTGGTGCTGTTGCTGTGGCTGGTGCGCTACCTGGTCGGCCTGGTGCTGACTTCCAGTGGCGTGGTCAACCCGTGGTCGCGGCGTAATCGCAGCCGGCGAGTTCGTCTGGCCATCGAGCAGGGCCAGCTGGACCTCGCCGAGGGCCGTTGGGCCAGTGCCCAGCGCCATCTGCACCGTGCCGCCGAGGCCGAGCGCCAGCCGTTGCTGTATTACCTTGGTGCCGCGCGTGCCGCCAACGAGCAAGGCCGAACCGAAGACAGCGACAACCTGCTGGAACGTGCTCTGGAGCGCCAGCCGCAAGCGGAGCTGGCTATTGCCCTGACCCATGCGCAATTGCAGATGGACCGTGGCGAAAGCGACGGCGCGCTGGAAACCCTGCTGGCGATGCAGGAGCGCCACCCGCACAACGGCCAGGTGCTGCGCCTACTGCAGCGCCTGCACCTGGAACGCGGCGACTGGTCTGCCCTGATCCGCCTGCTGCCTGACCTGCGCAAGGGCAAGGTGCTGCCGGCCGCCGAGCTGGCTGCCCTGGAGCAACGTGCCTGGGGCCAGAACCTGAGCCTGGCCACCACCCGTGGCGAGGATGCGCAAAGCGCCCGTCAGGCTCTGGAGCGCGCCTGGCAGCAACTGACTGCTGCCCAGCGCCAGGAGCCACAACTGGTGCTGGCCTATGCCGAGCAATTGCGTCAGGTGGGCGCCCAGAGCGAAGCGGAACAAGTGCTTCGCACCGCTCTCAAGCGTGAATACGAAAGCCATCTGGCACGCCTGTACGGCCTGGTGCGCGGCGATGACCCGGCGCGCCAGCTGCAAACAGCCGAAGGTTGGCTCAAGGCCCACCCGCAAGATGCCAGCCTGCTGCTAACCCTGGGCCGTCTGAGCCTGCAGAACCGCTTGTGGGGCAAGGCACGGGACTATCTGGAAAGCAGCCTGCGCATGGAACGCAACCCCGAGGCCTGTGCCGAGCTGGCGCGCCTGCTCGCCGGCCTTGGCGAGACCGAGCGCAGCAACCAGCTGTTCCAGGAGGGCCTCGGCCTGCTGGACGAGCGCCTGCTGGCCCTGCCTTTGCCCGAAGGCGTACGCGCCTGA